Proteins found in one Plectropomus leopardus isolate mb chromosome 9, YSFRI_Pleo_2.0, whole genome shotgun sequence genomic segment:
- the sybl1 gene encoding vesicle-associated membrane protein 7, protein MAILFAVVARGTTILAKHAWCGGNFLEVTEQILAKIPSENNKLTYSHGSYLFHYICHDRIIYLCITDDDFERSRAFSFLSEVKKRFQTTYGSRAQTALPYAMNSEFSSTLAAQMKHHSDLRGSDRVTETQMQVDDLKGIMVRNIDLVAQRGEKLELLIDKTDNLVDSSVTFKTTSRNLARAMCMKNLKLTIVIVLVCLVVLYIIVSAACGGLTWHNCVK, encoded by the exons atggcaatcCTGTTTGCTGTGGTGGCTCGTGGTACCACCATCCTGGCAAAGCATGCATGGTGTGGCGGCAACTTCCTGGAAGTGACTGAACAGATTTTAGCCAAAATCCCATCAGAGAATAACAAATTGACCTACAGCCACGGCAG ctaTCTTTTCCATTACATCTGCCATGACAGAATCATATACCTGTGTATCACTGATGAT GACTTTGAGAGGTCACGTGCATTCAGCTTCCTCAGCGAAGTCAAGAAGCGCTTTCAGACAACGTACGGGTCCAGAGCGCAAACAGCCCTGCCTTATGCCATGAACAGCGAGTTCTCCTCAACACTGGCAGCTCAGATG AAACACCACTCAGACCTGCGAGGATCAGATCGTGTCACTGAGACTCAGATGCAAGTGGATGACCTGAAGGGCATTATGGTCCGCAACATAG ACTTGGTAgctcagagaggagagaaactgGAGTTGCTGATTGACAAGACAGACAATCTGGTTGATTCA TCGGTCACATTTAAGACCACAAGTCGTAACCTGGCACGAGCCATGTGTATGAAAAACCTCAAGCTGACTATTGTCATTGTGCTGGTGTGCCTG GTGGTCCTTTACATTATCGTTTCTGCTGCCTGTGGAGGCCTCACCTGGCATAACTGTGTCAAATGA